One segment of Streptomyces sp. YIM 121038 DNA contains the following:
- a CDS encoding nitroreductase family protein: protein MPDTEQHKPETGHPAERWTPIHGQSYRSVPYRPARMPAAESLTHAAELRQRMQQRRTVRQFSSDPVPPQVVRDAVACAATAPSGAHQQPWTFVLVQDPEVRRRIREAAEHEERISYDGRLGEEWLAALRPLGTDEVKPHLTDAPALIVVFQQRYWLGEDGTKHKHYYVDESVGIAVGMLLSALHLSGLAALVHTPSPMRFLSEVLGRPENEKAFAVIPVGYPAPDCQVPDLVRKSLDQVLVEV from the coding sequence ATGCCTGATACCGAACAGCACAAGCCGGAGACCGGACACCCCGCCGAGCGCTGGACGCCCATCCACGGGCAGTCGTACCGCTCCGTGCCGTACCGTCCCGCCCGCATGCCCGCGGCCGAATCCCTGACGCACGCGGCCGAGTTGAGGCAGCGGATGCAGCAGCGGCGCACGGTGCGGCAGTTCTCGTCGGACCCGGTGCCGCCGCAGGTCGTCCGGGACGCCGTCGCGTGCGCGGCGACCGCGCCGTCGGGCGCGCACCAGCAGCCGTGGACGTTCGTCCTCGTACAGGACCCCGAGGTGCGCCGCCGCATCCGCGAGGCCGCCGAGCACGAGGAGCGGATCTCCTACGACGGGCGGCTCGGCGAGGAGTGGCTGGCCGCGCTGCGCCCGCTGGGCACCGACGAGGTGAAGCCGCACCTGACGGACGCGCCCGCCCTGATCGTCGTGTTCCAGCAGCGCTACTGGCTGGGCGAGGACGGCACCAAGCACAAGCACTACTACGTCGACGAGTCGGTCGGCATCGCGGTCGGCATGCTGCTTTCCGCGCTGCACCTGTCGGGGCTCGCCGCGCTCGTGCACACGCCGAGCCCGATGCGGTTCCTGTCGGAGGTGCTCGGGCGGCCGGAGAACGAGAAGGCGTTCGCGGTGATACCCGTCGGCTATCCGGCGCCGGACTGCCAGGTGCCGGACCTGGTGCGCAAGTCCCTCGATCAGGTGCTCGTGGAGGTCTGA
- a CDS encoding helix-turn-helix domain-containing protein, whose amino-acid sequence MKGDYQELVDEISALLGAPATLENRDFELIAFGAHDGGDGFEAADLDPVRTRSILTRRSTAAVRTWFESFGITRATAPVRIPPTPEAGVHRGRICLPVRHRGYALGYVWLLDDEPGPSDARLGAAMEVAARIGALLADEAQAGADLTREFRAVLTAERGWQRDMAVAALRTALGPRGEGLHAVVCVAPWPAAGPEDAPALRTVPGATALCTVPWLTAGAVAQSLAVLVRLRSADALTPAITTASRLAETAGGGATAGVAGARHGLEDLGAAWAEASAAARTALAEPRFGPLARWSDIGPYRLLTALPVEAAQDAVARALLTPAHRELARTAEVFLDCAGQAGRAAAELGIHRQTLYYRLSRVEQLTKLDLDEGEDRLLLHMALKASRLH is encoded by the coding sequence GTGAAGGGCGACTATCAGGAACTGGTCGACGAGATCTCGGCCCTCCTCGGCGCGCCCGCGACCCTGGAGAACCGCGACTTCGAGCTGATCGCCTTCGGCGCGCACGACGGCGGCGACGGCTTCGAGGCGGCCGACCTCGACCCGGTCCGCACCCGCTCGATCCTCACCCGTCGCTCCACGGCGGCGGTCCGCACCTGGTTCGAGAGCTTCGGCATCACGCGCGCCACCGCGCCGGTCCGCATCCCGCCGACCCCGGAGGCGGGCGTGCACCGCGGCCGCATCTGCCTCCCGGTACGCCACCGGGGGTACGCCCTCGGCTATGTGTGGCTCCTCGACGACGAGCCGGGCCCCTCGGACGCGCGGCTCGGCGCCGCCATGGAGGTGGCCGCCCGCATCGGCGCGCTGCTCGCCGACGAGGCCCAGGCGGGCGCCGACCTGACCCGCGAGTTCCGGGCGGTCCTGACGGCGGAGCGCGGCTGGCAGCGGGACATGGCGGTGGCGGCGCTGCGCACGGCGCTCGGGCCGCGCGGCGAGGGCCTGCACGCGGTGGTGTGCGTCGCGCCCTGGCCCGCGGCGGGCCCCGAGGACGCGCCCGCGCTGCGGACGGTGCCGGGGGCGACGGCCCTGTGCACGGTGCCGTGGCTCACGGCGGGCGCCGTGGCGCAGTCGCTCGCGGTGCTGGTGCGGCTGCGCTCGGCGGACGCCCTGACCCCGGCGATCACGACCGCCTCCCGGCTCGCCGAGACGGCGGGCGGCGGCGCGACGGCCGGGGTCGCGGGCGCCCGGCACGGCCTGGAGGACCTGGGCGCGGCCTGGGCGGAGGCGTCGGCGGCGGCCCGCACGGCGCTCGCCGAGCCGCGCTTCGGGCCCCTCGCCCGCTGGTCGGACATCGGCCCCTACCGCCTTCTGACCGCGCTGCCCGTGGAGGCCGCGCAGGACGCGGTGGCCCGCGCGCTGCTGACCCCCGCACACCGCGAACTGGCCCGCACCGCCGAGGTGTTCCTCGACTGCGCGGGCCAGGCGGGCCGCGCGGCGGCGGAGCTGGGCATCCACCGCCAGACGCTGTACTACCGCCTGTCGCGCGTGGAGCAGCTCACGAAGCTGGACCTGGACGAGGGTGAGGACCGGCTGCTCCTGCATATGGCCCTGAAGGCGTCACGGCTGCACTAG
- the serA gene encoding phosphoglycerate dehydrogenase has protein sequence MSTAANGKPVVLIAEELSPATVEALGPDFEIRRCNGADRAELLPAIADVDAILVRSATKVDAEAIAAARKLRVVARAGVGLDNVDVSAATKAGVMVVNAPTSNIVTAAELACGLILATARNIPQANTALKNGEWKRSKYTGVELAEKTLGVVGLGRIGALVAQRMSAFGMKVVAYDPYVQPARAAQMGVKVLSLDELLEVSDFITVHLPKTPETVGLIGDEALHKVKPAVRVVNAARGGIVDEEALYSALKEGRVAGAGLDVYAKEPCTDSPLFELDQVVCTPHLGASTDEAQEKAGISVAKSVRLALAGELVPDAVNVQGGVIAEDVRPGLPLAEKLGRIFTALAGEVAVRLDVEVYGEITQHDVKVLELSALKGVFEDVVDETVSYVNAPLFAQERGVEVRLTTSSESPDHRNVVTVRGTLGDGEEVAVSGTLAGPKNHQKIVAVGEYDVDLALADHMVVLRYADRPGVVGTVGRVLGEAGINIAGMQVARADVGGEALAVLTVDDTVPPAVLAEVAAEIGATSARSVNLAD, from the coding sequence GTGAGCACTGCTGCCAACGGCAAACCGGTCGTACTCATCGCTGAAGAGCTGTCGCCCGCGACCGTCGAAGCCCTGGGCCCGGACTTCGAGATCCGGCGCTGCAACGGCGCGGACCGCGCGGAGCTGCTGCCCGCCATCGCCGACGTCGACGCCATCCTGGTCCGCTCCGCGACCAAGGTCGACGCCGAGGCCATCGCCGCCGCCCGCAAGCTGCGGGTCGTCGCCCGCGCGGGCGTCGGCCTCGACAACGTCGACGTCTCCGCCGCCACCAAGGCCGGCGTCATGGTGGTGAACGCGCCCACCTCGAACATCGTGACCGCCGCCGAGCTGGCCTGCGGTCTGATCCTCGCCACCGCCCGCAACATCCCGCAGGCCAACACGGCGCTGAAGAACGGCGAGTGGAAGCGCTCCAAGTACACCGGTGTCGAGCTGGCCGAGAAGACCCTCGGCGTCGTCGGCCTCGGCCGCATCGGCGCGCTCGTGGCGCAGCGGATGTCCGCGTTCGGCATGAAGGTCGTCGCCTACGACCCGTACGTGCAGCCCGCGCGCGCCGCGCAGATGGGCGTGAAGGTGCTCTCGCTCGACGAGCTGCTCGAGGTCTCCGACTTCATCACCGTGCACCTGCCGAAGACGCCCGAGACCGTGGGCCTCATCGGGGACGAGGCGCTGCACAAGGTCAAGCCCGCAGTGCGCGTCGTCAACGCCGCCCGCGGCGGCATCGTCGACGAGGAGGCGCTGTACTCGGCGCTCAAGGAGGGCCGCGTCGCGGGCGCCGGCCTCGACGTGTACGCGAAGGAGCCGTGCACCGACTCCCCGCTGTTCGAGCTGGACCAGGTGGTGTGCACCCCGCACCTCGGCGCGTCCACCGACGAGGCCCAGGAGAAGGCGGGCATCTCGGTCGCCAAGTCCGTACGCCTCGCGCTCGCGGGCGAGTTGGTGCCCGACGCGGTCAACGTCCAGGGCGGTGTCATCGCCGAGGACGTGCGCCCCGGCCTGCCGCTCGCGGAGAAGCTCGGCCGGATCTTCACCGCCCTCGCGGGCGAGGTCGCGGTGCGGCTCGACGTCGAGGTGTACGGCGAGATCACCCAGCACGACGTGAAGGTGCTCGAACTGTCCGCCCTCAAGGGCGTGTTCGAGGACGTGGTCGACGAGACCGTCTCGTACGTGAACGCGCCGCTGTTCGCCCAGGAGCGCGGTGTCGAGGTGCGGCTCACCACCTCCTCCGAGTCGCCGGACCACCGGAACGTGGTCACCGTGCGCGGCACCCTCGGCGACGGCGAGGAGGTCGCGGTGTCCGGCACGCTCGCCGGTCCCAAGAACCACCAGAAGATCGTCGCGGTCGGCGAGTACGACGTGGACCTGGCGCTCGCCGACCACATGGTCGTGCTGCGGTACGCGGACCGCCCGGGTGTCGTGGGCACCGTCGGGCGCGTCCTCGGGGAGGCCGGGATCAACATCGCCGGGATGCAGGTCGCTCGCGCTGACGTGGGCGGGGAGGCGCTGGCCGTCCTCACCGTCGACGACACCGTGCCGCCCGCGGTGCTCGCGGAGGTCGCCGCCGAGATCGGGGCGACGTCCGCCCGCTCGGTGAACCTGGCCGACTGA
- a CDS encoding alkene reductase translates to MTQHTLLTPYSAPFGHLPNRMVMAPMTRFRGEEDGTPQPIVADYYAQRAGAGLIVTEGIWPSSRGQSGWRIPGLETAAHVAGWRRVTDAVHAAGGRIYAQLMHGGRHGHPLSRIDGDAPAAPSAVVSPELVHVRDGGKAEPVTPRVMTLDDIRTAVDDHVAAARNAVAAGFDGVELHGANSYLIHQFLADNTNLRDDAYGRGSVENRIRFAVEVVRAVAEAIGAGRLGLRLSPGNPQFGMAEADPGPVYRALLDELDGLGLAYLHLTDNDRYPALAELRPHWSGTLIANVGENGDPTTKEAGEAVIADGRADLVSYGRAFLTTPDLPHRFAVGAPLNDFDAAHLYTSGPEGYTDYPSLDALDALDAPEAGEARALQTSTST, encoded by the coding sequence ATGACGCAGCACACGCTCCTCACCCCGTACTCCGCCCCCTTCGGCCACCTGCCCAACCGCATGGTCATGGCCCCCATGACCCGCTTCCGCGGGGAGGAGGACGGCACCCCGCAGCCGATCGTCGCCGACTACTACGCCCAGCGGGCGGGCGCCGGTCTCATCGTCACCGAGGGCATCTGGCCCAGCAGCCGCGGCCAGAGCGGCTGGCGCATCCCCGGCCTGGAGACGGCGGCCCACGTCGCGGGCTGGCGGCGGGTCACCGACGCCGTGCACGCCGCGGGCGGGCGGATCTACGCCCAGCTCATGCACGGCGGCCGGCACGGCCACCCGCTGTCCCGCATCGACGGCGACGCGCCCGCCGCCCCGTCGGCCGTGGTCTCACCCGAGCTGGTGCACGTGCGCGACGGCGGCAAGGCCGAGCCGGTGACCCCGCGCGTGATGACCCTCGACGACATCCGCACCGCCGTCGACGACCACGTGGCCGCCGCCCGCAACGCCGTCGCGGCGGGCTTCGACGGCGTCGAACTGCACGGCGCCAACAGCTACTTGATCCACCAGTTCCTCGCGGACAACACCAACCTCCGCGACGACGCGTACGGCAGGGGGTCGGTCGAGAACCGCATCCGGTTCGCCGTGGAGGTGGTCCGCGCGGTCGCCGAGGCGATCGGCGCCGGGCGGCTCGGCCTGCGGCTCTCCCCGGGCAACCCGCAGTTCGGCATGGCCGAGGCCGACCCCGGGCCGGTCTACCGCGCCCTGCTCGACGAGCTCGACGGCCTCGGCCTCGCCTATCTGCACCTGACCGACAACGACCGCTACCCGGCCCTGGCCGAGCTGCGCCCGCACTGGAGCGGCACCCTCATCGCCAACGTCGGCGAGAACGGCGACCCGACGACGAAGGAGGCGGGCGAGGCCGTCATCGCCGACGGCCGCGCCGACCTCGTCTCCTACGGCAGGGCGTTCCTCACCACCCCGGACCTGCCGCACCGCTTCGCCGTGGGCGCGCCGCTGAACGACTTCGACGCGGCGCACCTGTACACGAGCGGCCCCGAGGGGTACACCGACTACCCCTCACTGGACGCCCTGGACGCCCTGGACGCCCCGGAAGCGGGGGAGGCCCGCGCGCTTCAGACCTCCACGAGCACCTGA
- a CDS encoding TetR/AcrR family transcriptional regulator, which yields MGHREDLLAGARRCLLEKGFVRTTARDVVKESGTNLASIGYHYGSKDALLAEAYISLIEELGDGFGAPPDDAGAGGSIERFEKVWGNIVQSFPQARGIWLLTLEFVTQGERLAGVRDIMVKAQEQGRAGLAALFLDLDEAALPRDVVDAEGRFYTTLLNGLMVQWLFDPGSATTAAQLTEGLRRVAERASAAEGARLVQP from the coding sequence ATGGGACACCGTGAGGATCTGCTCGCAGGGGCCAGGCGCTGCCTGCTGGAGAAGGGCTTCGTGCGCACCACGGCCCGTGACGTCGTCAAGGAGTCGGGCACGAATCTCGCGTCGATCGGCTACCACTATGGCTCGAAGGACGCGCTGCTCGCCGAGGCCTACATCTCGCTCATCGAGGAGCTCGGGGACGGCTTCGGGGCGCCGCCGGACGACGCCGGGGCGGGCGGCTCGATCGAGCGGTTCGAGAAGGTGTGGGGCAACATCGTCCAGTCGTTCCCGCAGGCGCGCGGGATCTGGCTGCTGACCCTGGAGTTCGTCACACAGGGCGAGCGGCTCGCCGGGGTGCGGGACATCATGGTCAAGGCCCAGGAGCAGGGGCGCGCGGGCCTCGCCGCGCTGTTCCTCGACCTCGACGAGGCCGCCCTGCCGCGGGACGTCGTGGACGCCGAGGGACGCTTCTACACCACCCTGCTCAACGGCCTCATGGTCCAGTGGCTCTTCGACCCGGGCTCGGCCACCACGGCCGCCCAGCTCACCGAGGGCCTGCGGCGGGTGGCGGAGCGGGCCTCGGCGGCGGAGGGCGCGCGGCTAGTGCAGCCGTGA
- the pruA gene encoding L-glutamate gamma-semialdehyde dehydrogenase: MDAVTQVPAPVNEPVHGYAPGSPERARLEAKLKELSENPIELPMTIGGVKRLGGGEPFQVVQPHNHKAVIGTGRGATQQDAQDAVDAALAAAPAWRAMSFDDRAAIILRAAELLSTTWRETLAASTMLGQSKTAQQAEIDTPCELVDFWRFNVKYARDLLAEQPPANSTGVWNRLDHRPLEGFVYAITPFNFTAIAGNLPTAPALMGNVVVWKPSPTQTHAAVLLMQLLEEAGLPKGVINLVTGDGIAVSEVALHHPDLAGIHFTGSTRTFQHLWKTVGTNIEKYRSYPRIVGETGGKDFVVAHPSADRAVLKTALTRGSFEFQGQKCSATSRAYIPASIWNDGFKEEFAAEVDGIKMGDVTDLSNFIGAVIDDRAFAKNKAAIDRAKADETCTIVAGGSYDDSEGYFVRPTVVECTDPANEVFKDEYFGPFLAVYVYEDEKYDEMLTQMESVSAYALTGSVISKDRAAAAYTMEKLRYAAGNFYINDKSTGAVVGQQPFGGGRASGTNDKAGAPQNLMRWTLTRAIKETLVAPTDYGYPHMG, translated from the coding sequence ATGGACGCTGTGACCCAGGTCCCCGCCCCGGTCAACGAGCCGGTACACGGCTACGCCCCGGGTTCCCCGGAGCGCGCCCGGCTCGAGGCCAAGCTCAAGGAGCTGTCCGAGAACCCGATCGAGCTGCCGATGACCATCGGCGGCGTCAAGCGCCTCGGCGGCGGCGAGCCCTTCCAGGTCGTCCAGCCGCACAACCACAAGGCCGTCATCGGCACCGGCCGCGGTGCCACGCAGCAGGACGCGCAGGACGCCGTCGACGCCGCCCTCGCCGCCGCCCCGGCCTGGCGCGCCATGTCCTTCGACGACCGCGCCGCGATCATCCTGCGCGCCGCCGAGCTGCTGTCCACGACGTGGCGCGAGACGCTGGCCGCCTCCACCATGCTCGGCCAGTCCAAGACCGCCCAGCAGGCCGAGATCGACACCCCCTGCGAGCTCGTCGACTTCTGGCGCTTCAACGTGAAGTACGCCCGTGACCTGCTCGCCGAGCAGCCCCCGGCGAACTCCACCGGGGTGTGGAACCGTCTGGACCACCGCCCGCTCGAGGGCTTCGTCTACGCGATCACGCCGTTCAACTTCACGGCCATCGCGGGCAACCTCCCGACCGCCCCGGCCCTGATGGGCAACGTGGTCGTGTGGAAGCCGTCCCCGACGCAGACGCACGCCGCGGTGCTGCTCATGCAGCTCCTGGAGGAGGCGGGCCTGCCCAAGGGCGTCATCAACCTGGTGACCGGCGACGGCATCGCCGTCTCCGAGGTGGCCCTGCACCACCCGGACCTGGCCGGCATCCACTTCACCGGCTCGACCCGCACCTTCCAGCACCTGTGGAAGACGGTCGGCACCAACATCGAGAAGTACCGCTCCTACCCGCGCATCGTGGGCGAGACGGGCGGCAAGGACTTCGTGGTGGCGCACCCCAGCGCCGACCGCGCCGTCCTGAAGACCGCGCTGACCCGCGGCTCCTTCGAGTTCCAGGGCCAGAAGTGCTCGGCGACCTCGCGCGCCTACATCCCGGCCTCCATCTGGAACGACGGGTTCAAGGAGGAGTTCGCGGCCGAGGTCGACGGCATCAAGATGGGTGACGTCACCGATCTGTCGAACTTCATCGGCGCCGTCATCGACGACCGCGCGTTCGCCAAGAACAAGGCGGCGATCGACCGCGCCAAGGCCGACGAGACCTGCACGATCGTCGCGGGCGGCAGCTACGACGACTCCGAGGGCTACTTCGTGCGCCCGACCGTCGTCGAGTGCACCGACCCGGCCAACGAGGTCTTCAAGGACGAGTACTTCGGCCCGTTCCTGGCCGTCTACGTCTACGAGGACGAGAAGTACGACGAGATGCTGACCCAGATGGAGTCGGTGTCGGCCTACGCGCTCACCGGCTCGGTCATCTCCAAGGACCGCGCCGCCGCCGCGTACACGATGGAGAAGCTCCGCTACGCCGCGGGCAACTTCTACATCAACGACAAGTCGACCGGCGCCGTCGTCGGCCAGCAGCCCTTCGGCGGCGGCCGTGCCTCCGGCACCAACGACAAGGCGGGCGCCCCGCAGAACCTGATGCGCTGGACCCTGACCCGCGCCATCAAGGAGACCCTGGTCGCGCCGACCGACTACGGCTACCCGCACATGGGCTGA
- a CDS encoding proline dehydrogenase family protein has product MLAPVILAASRSDKMRRLVSAAPGTKQVVDRFIAGETVDQVVPIVEDAVGKGLEVTLDVVGEDITTVEQSHAARDAYLELIERLKDLGFGEKAEMSVKLSMFGQALENGHELALANVRPVVEAAAAIGTTVTLDAEDHTTLDSMFAIHEELRKDFPQTGCVIQAYLFRTEDDARRLAENGSRVRIVKGAYKEPVEVAYQDKAEIDKAYVRILKILMNGKGYPMIGSHDPRLIAITQELARRAGRKLDEYEFQMLYGIRSEEHLRLAAEGHRMRVYTAFGTDWYGYFMRRLAEKPANLLFFGRSILTKG; this is encoded by the coding sequence GTGCTGGCTCCCGTGATCCTTGCCGCGTCGCGCAGCGACAAGATGCGCCGTCTCGTGTCGGCGGCGCCGGGCACCAAGCAGGTCGTCGACCGCTTCATCGCCGGCGAAACCGTCGACCAGGTCGTCCCGATCGTCGAGGACGCCGTCGGCAAGGGCCTGGAGGTCACCCTCGACGTCGTCGGTGAGGACATCACCACCGTCGAGCAGTCGCACGCCGCGCGCGACGCCTACCTGGAGCTCATCGAGCGCCTCAAGGACCTGGGCTTCGGCGAGAAGGCCGAGATGTCCGTGAAGCTGTCGATGTTCGGCCAGGCGCTGGAGAACGGCCACGAGCTGGCCCTCGCCAACGTCCGCCCGGTCGTCGAGGCCGCCGCCGCCATCGGCACCACCGTGACCCTCGACGCCGAGGACCACACGACGCTCGACTCGATGTTCGCCATCCACGAGGAGCTGCGGAAGGACTTCCCGCAGACCGGATGCGTCATCCAGGCGTACCTCTTCCGCACCGAGGACGACGCCCGCCGACTGGCCGAGAACGGCAGCCGCGTGCGCATCGTGAAGGGGGCGTACAAGGAGCCCGTCGAGGTCGCGTACCAGGACAAGGCGGAGATCGACAAGGCGTACGTCCGCATCCTGAAGATCCTGATGAACGGCAAGGGGTACCCGATGATCGGGTCCCACGACCCGCGGCTGATAGCCATCACCCAGGAGCTGGCCCGGCGCGCCGGGCGCAAACTGGACGAGTACGAATTCCAGATGCTGTACGGCATCCGCAGCGAGGAGCACCTGCGGCTCGCGGCGGAGGGCCACCGGATGCGCGTCTACACCGCCTTCGGCACCGACTGGTACGGCTACTTCATGCGCCGTCTCGCGGAGAAGCCGGCGAACCTGCTGTTCTTCGGCCGTTCCATCCTCACCAAGGGCTGA
- a CDS encoding alpha/beta hydrolase: MSTQVHYRTATVRGHEVFYREAGPADAPVLLLLHGFPSSSHMFRDLIPRLAHRYRVIAPDHIGFGRSATPAADAFPYTFAELADVTAEFTERIGLTRFALYVQDYGAPIGLRLALAHPGRITAIVTQNGNAYEEGLGAEAWAPVFAYIKDPNEETAAAVREIRSPEGIKWQYTHGVPERYRDLISPDAWERDTADMARAGQDAVQLALMGDYGSNIALYPDFQAYFRESGVPVLAVWGAHDQIFVRDGALAFQRDLPDAEVHLLPAGHFALETHAGLIAGLIEDFLGRRAR; encoded by the coding sequence ATGAGCACTCAGGTCCACTACCGCACCGCCACCGTCCGCGGCCACGAGGTCTTCTACCGCGAGGCGGGGCCCGCCGACGCCCCCGTGCTGCTCCTGCTGCACGGCTTCCCGTCCAGCTCGCACATGTTCCGGGACCTCATCCCGCGGCTCGCCCACCGCTACCGCGTCATCGCCCCCGACCACATCGGCTTCGGCCGCTCGGCGACGCCCGCCGCCGACGCCTTCCCGTACACGTTCGCCGAACTGGCCGACGTCACCGCCGAGTTCACCGAGCGGATCGGCCTGACCCGGTTCGCGCTGTACGTCCAGGACTACGGCGCGCCGATCGGGCTGCGCCTCGCCCTCGCCCACCCCGGGCGGATCACGGCGATCGTCACGCAGAACGGCAACGCCTACGAGGAGGGGCTCGGCGCGGAGGCCTGGGCGCCGGTGTTCGCGTACATCAAGGACCCGAACGAGGAGACGGCCGCGGCCGTGCGGGAGATCCGCTCCCCCGAGGGCATCAAGTGGCAGTACACGCACGGCGTTCCCGAGCGCTACCGCGACCTGATCAGCCCGGACGCCTGGGAGCGCGACACCGCGGACATGGCGCGCGCGGGCCAGGACGCCGTCCAGCTCGCCCTGATGGGCGACTACGGCAGCAACATCGCGCTGTACCCGGACTTCCAGGCGTACTTCCGCGAGAGCGGAGTGCCGGTGCTCGCGGTGTGGGGCGCGCACGACCAGATCTTCGTGCGCGACGGCGCCCTCGCCTTCCAGCGGGACCTGCCCGACGCCGAGGTGCACCTGCTGCCCGCGGGGCACTTCGCCCTGGAGACGCACGCCGGGCTGATCGCCGGGCTGATCGAGGACTTCCTCGGCCGCCGGGCGCGCTGA
- a CDS encoding MFS transporter, with product MTTTTTPPPSPATERAGRREWTALAVLMLPLLLVSMDVSVLYFAVPAINADLRPSGTQQLWIFDIYAFVLAGLLMTMGSLGDRIGRRKLLLIGAAAFGAASVTAAYATGPGMLIAARAVLGIGGATLMPSTMALVRTMFRDPEQRAKAIGIWSGVMVGGVALGSVLSGGLVEFFWWGSVFLVNLPAMALLLLLAPALIPESKDPHPGRFDLLSVPLSMAAVLPVVYGLKELPSEGVRWPYVVSLAVGALFAVLFVRRQLTASSPLISPALFRGGRGFGAAVALNLISSFAMLGSAYFTTQYLQSVLGKSALEAALWALLPSALIGFAAPAATAAVRGGVARARVVAGGFVLSACGYGLLFLAGTDAMWTVLAGAGVLACGAVVVGSQLTDLALGAAPAEKAGAASSLLETGQEFGGALGMAVLGSIGTAVFRHDMPDTAPDAARETLGGAVAVASHLPPTAADALTGAARSAFTSGMHIAALVGAAVLLLAAGLAAKSLR from the coding sequence ATGACCACGACAACCACGCCGCCGCCCTCCCCCGCCACCGAGCGCGCGGGCCGCAGGGAATGGACCGCCCTGGCCGTCCTGATGCTGCCGCTGCTGCTCGTGTCGATGGACGTGTCGGTCCTCTACTTCGCGGTCCCCGCGATAAACGCCGACCTGCGGCCCAGCGGCACCCAGCAGCTGTGGATCTTCGACATCTACGCGTTCGTGCTGGCGGGCCTGTTGATGACCATGGGCTCGCTCGGCGACCGCATCGGCCGCCGCAAGCTCCTGCTGATCGGCGCGGCCGCCTTCGGCGCGGCGTCCGTCACCGCCGCCTACGCCACCGGGCCCGGCATGCTCATCGCCGCCCGCGCGGTCCTCGGCATCGGCGGCGCGACCCTGATGCCGTCCACGATGGCGCTCGTCCGCACGATGTTCCGCGACCCCGAACAGCGCGCCAAGGCGATCGGCATCTGGTCCGGCGTCATGGTCGGCGGGGTCGCCCTCGGCTCGGTCCTCAGCGGCGGCCTGGTCGAGTTCTTCTGGTGGGGCTCGGTGTTCCTGGTCAACCTGCCCGCGATGGCGCTGCTCCTGCTCCTCGCGCCCGCGCTCATCCCCGAGTCCAAGGACCCGCACCCGGGCCGCTTCGACCTGCTGAGCGTGCCGCTGTCGATGGCCGCGGTGCTGCCCGTCGTCTACGGCCTGAAGGAGCTGCCGTCCGAGGGGGTGCGGTGGCCGTACGTCGTCTCGCTCGCGGTCGGCGCCCTGTTCGCCGTGCTCTTCGTACGCCGCCAGCTCACGGCGTCCTCGCCGCTGATCTCCCCCGCCCTGTTCCGCGGCGGCCGGGGCTTCGGCGCCGCCGTCGCGCTGAACCTCATCTCGTCCTTCGCGATGCTGGGCTCGGCGTACTTCACGACGCAGTACCTCCAGTCGGTGCTCGGCAAGAGCGCCCTGGAGGCCGCCCTGTGGGCGCTGCTCCCCTCGGCCCTCATCGGCTTCGCCGCGCCGGCCGCCACGGCGGCGGTGCGCGGGGGCGTGGCCAGGGCCCGGGTCGTCGCGGGCGGGTTCGTCCTCTCCGCCTGCGGCTACGGCCTGCTGTTCCTCGCCGGTACGGACGCGATGTGGACGGTGCTCGCCGGGGCCGGGGTGCTCGCCTGCGGGGCGGTGGTCGTGGGCTCCCAGCTGACGGACCTGGCGCTCGGCGCGGCCCCCGCGGAGAAGGCGGGGGCGGCCTCCTCGCTCCTGGAGACGGGCCAGGAGTTCGGCGGCGCCCTCGGGATGGCGGTCCTGGGCTCCATCGGCACCGCGGTGTTCCGCCACGACATGCCGGACACGGCTCCGGACGCGGCCCGCGAGACCCTGGGCGGCGCCGTGGCGGTCGCCTCCCACCTGCCGCCCACGGCGGCGGACGCCCTGACCGGGGCGGCCCGCTCCGCCTTCACCAGCGGCATGCACATCGCGGCCCTGGTGGGCGCGGCGGTGCTCCTGCTGGCCGCGGGCCTGGCTGCCAAGTCCCTGCGCTGA